In one Sporomusa sphaeroides DSM 2875 genomic region, the following are encoded:
- a CDS encoding RNA-binding S4 domain-containing protein: MEDIEIYTREINIDQLLKWAGITDNGAQIKPLIEDQLIKLNGALVTERRKKVRPGDIIEIAGIGSWRIITGEA, encoded by the coding sequence ATGGAAGACATTGAAATATACACCCGGGAAATTAATATTGACCAGCTGTTAAAATGGGCAGGCATTACTGATAATGGAGCCCAAATAAAACCACTTATTGAAGATCAACTAATAAAGCTTAATGGTGCTCTTGTTACTGAGCGCCGGAAAAAAGTCCGTCCTGGAGATATTATTGAGATAGCGGGAATTGGCAGCTGGAGAATTATTACAGGTGAGGCATGA
- the recF gene encoding DNA replication/repair protein RecF (All proteins in this family for which functions are known are DNA-binding proteins that assist the filamentation of RecA onto DNA for the initiation of recombination or recombinational repair.), with the protein MRVNRLSLRNFRNYKHIDIDFTANINVFIGPNAQGKTNLLEALYLAAMGRSHRTNTDQELICWDQPAASIEVMFVRQELENSLKIKFIANQNKEILYNSHPLPAREIVGSLNAILFSPEDLLLIKGAPALRRRFLDNEISQANPPYYRQLLNYNRMLSQRNNLLKKIRERKASQELLAPWDEQIAGAAAVITKKRLEAVKKLTMLANLHHRKITNSRENLIVSYHLNGLQQDKTEDLSGWYHEQLGRQRQQDIFSGSTGVGPHRDDLILLVNGKNLRNFGSQGQQRTGVLALKLAELEFIKSETGEYPILLLDDVMSELDAARRSELLLFIKERVQTFITAADEQYFGQTKLGKFYRILGGTVTE; encoded by the coding sequence ATGAGAGTAAACCGGCTTAGTTTACGTAATTTTCGTAATTATAAACACATTGATATTGATTTTACTGCTAATATCAATGTGTTTATTGGCCCTAATGCGCAAGGCAAGACTAATCTGTTAGAAGCCTTATATCTGGCAGCTATGGGGCGCTCACACCGGACCAATACCGATCAGGAGCTTATTTGCTGGGACCAGCCGGCAGCCAGTATTGAAGTTATGTTTGTTCGCCAGGAGCTTGAAAACTCTTTAAAAATTAAATTTATAGCCAATCAAAATAAGGAGATACTATATAATAGTCACCCCTTACCGGCCCGGGAAATTGTAGGCTCACTTAATGCCATATTATTTTCACCGGAGGATTTGTTATTAATAAAAGGAGCGCCGGCTTTACGTCGGCGCTTTTTGGATAATGAAATTTCACAGGCAAATCCGCCCTATTACCGGCAGTTGTTAAACTATAACAGAATGCTTAGTCAGCGTAATAACCTCTTAAAAAAAATCCGGGAACGAAAAGCCAGTCAAGAATTACTTGCTCCCTGGGACGAGCAAATAGCCGGCGCTGCTGCGGTTATAACCAAAAAACGCTTAGAGGCTGTAAAAAAACTAACCATGCTGGCTAACCTTCATCACCGCAAAATTACCAACAGTCGTGAAAATTTAATAGTATCCTATCATCTAAACGGCTTACAGCAAGATAAAACCGAGGATTTAAGCGGCTGGTATCATGAACAGCTTGGCCGGCAGCGGCAACAGGATATTTTTAGCGGCAGTACCGGCGTTGGTCCGCATCGTGATGATCTTATCCTGTTAGTGAACGGCAAAAATTTACGCAACTTTGGCTCACAAGGCCAGCAGCGAACCGGTGTATTGGCTCTAAAGCTGGCAGAGCTGGAATTTATTAAATCAGAAACCGGTGAATATCCGATATTATTACTGGACGACGTTATGAGTGAACTTGACGCCGCCCGCCGTTCCGAGCTGCTCTTGTTTATCAAAGAGCGTGTTCAGACCTTTATTACCGCTGCGGACGAACAATATTTTGGCCAAACAAAGTTGGGAAAATTTTATCGCATACTGGGCGGTACAGTAACGGAGTGA
- a CDS encoding DUF721 domain-containing protein → MFRLKDILPNTLKTIGLTKQYNTQSVIVHWQEIAGDEIASHAWPVSIQRGVLLLAVNNPVWSHHLMMLKPILMDKINTYLNEKLVFDIRFQAGNLQNYQNNQEDGVNIPLLQPAKLNSEELADLWQATAAIQDDSLRKKCYYVLIKQTALHKAKQQEGWKSCKRCNVLVPPAQVYCTVCSIECKQETKQAITKLLTEAPWLTYKEVCQFVPCSPRQFHAAKKRLVHKLIHALFQPGWDKLNEATLVMLMTGVKPGRINDTMVDTVIGKIKVRLAEKVRRKSHVSAYRR, encoded by the coding sequence ATGTTTCGGCTAAAGGATATATTGCCAAATACGCTAAAAACCATCGGTTTGACCAAGCAATACAATACCCAGTCGGTTATTGTTCATTGGCAGGAGATTGCCGGTGACGAAATTGCCAGCCACGCCTGGCCGGTATCCATTCAGCGCGGCGTCTTACTGCTGGCTGTAAATAATCCGGTATGGAGCCATCATCTTATGATGCTAAAACCCATACTTATGGACAAAATCAATACATACTTAAACGAAAAACTAGTATTTGATATTAGATTCCAAGCAGGAAATTTGCAAAACTACCAGAATAATCAAGAAGATGGGGTAAATATTCCCTTATTGCAGCCAGCAAAGTTAAATTCGGAAGAATTAGCTGACCTGTGGCAGGCAACAGCAGCAATACAAGATGACAGTCTAAGAAAAAAATGTTATTATGTGTTAATAAAACAAACAGCATTGCATAAAGCCAAGCAACAAGAAGGCTGGAAATCCTGTAAACGCTGCAATGTATTGGTGCCACCTGCTCAAGTATATTGCACAGTATGCAGTATTGAGTGTAAGCAGGAGACAAAACAGGCTATTACCAAACTGCTGACAGAAGCTCCCTGGCTTACTTATAAAGAAGTTTGCCAGTTTGTTCCGTGCAGCCCACGTCAATTCCATGCTGCGAAAAAGCGTTTAGTCCATAAGCTGATTCATGCTTTATTTCAACCCGGATGGGACAAGCTTAACGAAGCCACTCTGGTTATGTTAATGACCGGCGTTAAGCCAGGCAGGATCAATGATACAATGGTAGATACCGTAATCGGTAAGATAAAAGTGCGACTTGCGGAAAAAGTCAGGAGGAAAAGTCATGTTTCTGCATATAGGCGCTGA
- the remB gene encoding extracellular matrix regulator RemB, with the protein MFLHIGADTVIPLRSVIAILDFKITGSAVTDQYMKNSKSTNKVIDISDNNAKSFVITDQNVYLSAISSQTLKKRAGYIPVDEE; encoded by the coding sequence ATGTTTCTGCATATAGGCGCTGATACTGTTATTCCCTTACGCAGCGTAATTGCTATCTTGGACTTTAAAATAACCGGGTCAGCGGTTACTGACCAATATATGAAAAACAGTAAATCTACAAATAAAGTTATTGATATTTCTGATAATAATGCTAAAAGTTTTGTTATAACCGATCAAAATGTTTATTTATCTGCTATATCCTCGCAAACGCTGAAAAAGCGGGCAGGTTATATACCGGTCGATGAAGAGTAG